A genomic region of Megalobrama amblycephala isolate DHTTF-2021 linkage group LG6, ASM1881202v1, whole genome shotgun sequence contains the following coding sequences:
- the LOC125270778 gene encoding death-associated protein-like 1-B isoform X2, with translation MVQLSKTGARDSLKAGHPPAVKAGGKRVVKKSADDNANVEKEGKKLDKTRSLPTPSRMQHLSLLLAGPLEKLGHDFPETPVSVRHSRVRRTWRK, from the exons ATGGTGCAACTTTCTAAAACTGGAGCGAGAGACTCGCTGAAAGCTGGTCATCCTCCTGCAG TGAAAGCGGGAGGAAAAAGAGTCGTGAAGAAGAGCGCTGATGATAACGCCAATGTGGAGAAAGAGGGCAAGAAACTGGACAAAACCAG GTCCCTGCCGACCCCGTCCAGAATGCAGCATCTGAGTCTTCTCCTGGCTGGTCCGCTTGAGAAG TTGGGTCATGATTTCCCAGAGACTCCAGTTTCCGTGCGGCACAGCAGAGTCAGACGAACGTGGAGAAAATGA
- the LOC125270778 gene encoding death-associated protein-like 1-B isoform X1, translating to MVQLSKTGARDSLKAGHPPAVKAGGKRVVKKSADDNANVEKEGKKLDKTRSLPTPSRMQHLSLLLAGPLEKLGHDFPETPVSVRHSRVRPSAEKPHVPRISCIQQPRKF from the exons ATGGTGCAACTTTCTAAAACTGGAGCGAGAGACTCGCTGAAAGCTGGTCATCCTCCTGCAG TGAAAGCGGGAGGAAAAAGAGTCGTGAAGAAGAGCGCTGATGATAACGCCAATGTGGAGAAAGAGGGCAAGAAACTGGACAAAACCAG GTCCCTGCCGACCCCGTCCAGAATGCAGCATCTGAGTCTTCTCCTGGCTGGTCCGCTTGAGAAG TTGGGTCATGATTTCCCCGAGACTCCAGTTTCTGTGCGACACAGCCGAGTCAGACCGAGCGCAGAGAAACCACACGTCCCGCGCATCTCCTGCATTCAACAGCCGCGCAAGTTTTGA
- the LOC125270777 gene encoding proteinase-activated receptor 1-like isoform X3, which translates to MQNPPFCQTKQSGVRRLTLLDVNLKNDTDCCLYSPSFQIASITDMIFNIELHRHNITVEFPMNFPMNLIISPKSAVFLKGLMVTHIMPSFYIIVILISLPLNALAFVTFTCRIQVKKPAVIYMSHLAFVDLFFTLLLPLKIHYQLNASDWVFGEVACRVFSAAYYCYMYCSILLMMCISVDRLLAVALPITSLTWRSTRKAMCVCVLVWLLALAGTVPLLLMRQTDNIKDVGITCHDALRHYDPTMLYYVHLFSILSCLYYFLPLVVTLVSYFTIIYVLSAKSELSSSPSGVRRKAVIMATAVLIEFVVCFAPTNGILLYHCVHLATGGNHEETDSSYIAYLLAVCLGSASVFLDPLLYYYGSSQCRQKIRSVFWCRKAKRAKTANK; encoded by the exons atgcagaatccgccattttgtcagacaaagcagtcaggagttagaagattaaccttgcTGGAcgtgaacttgaaaaatg ATACTGACTGCTGTCTATACAGTCCTTCTTTTCAAATCGCGAGTATAACAGATATGATCTTTAATATAGAATTACATAGACACAACATTACAGTTGAATTTCCAATGAATTTTCCAATGAATTTGATCATCTCACCCAAGTCTGCTGTCTTTCTCAAAGGCTTGATGGTCACACACATCATGCCCTCATTCTACATCATCGTCATCCTCATTAGTTTGCCCCTGAATGCTTTGGCCTTTGTGACGTTCACCTGTAGGATTCAAGTGAAGAAACCAGCCGTGATCTACATGTCTCACCTGGCGTTTGTGGACCTGTTCTTTACCCTGCTGCTGCCTCTGAAGATCCACTACCAGCTGAACGCTTCAGATTGGGTGTTCGGTGAGGTGGCGTGTCGTGTGTTCAGTGCAGCTTACTACTGCTACATGTACTGCTCCATACTGCTGATGATGTGCATTAGTGTGGACAGACTGCTGGCTGTGGCGCTTCCCATCACCTCTTTAACCTGGAGGAGCACAAGGAAAGCCATGTGCGTATGTGTGCTGGTCTGGCTGCTGGCGCTCGCTGGTACGGTGCCACTTCTCTTAATGAGACAAACGGACAACATTAAGGATGTGGGCATCACTTGTCATGACGCACTGCGCCACTACGACCCTACAATGCTGTATTATGTGCACCTGTTCTCCATCCTCTCCTGCCTCTACTACTTCTTGCCACTGGTTGTCACCTTAGTGAGCTACTTTACTATCATATATGTACTCAGTGCAAAGTCTGAACTCTCGTCATCACCTTCAGGTGTCCGAAGGAAAGCTGTGATTATGGCTACAGCTGTGCTGATTGAGTTTGTGGTGTGTTTTGCTCCAACCAATGGCATCCTTTTGTACCACTGTGTTCATTTAGCTACTGGAGGAAACCACGAGGAAACAGATTCATCATATATTGCATACCTGTTGGCTGTGTGTTTGGGGAGCGCAAGTGTTTTTCTGGACCCTCTTCTATACTACTACGGCTCGTCTCAGTGCAGACAGAAAATCAGATCTGTGTTTTGGTGCAGAAAGGCAAAAAGAGCGAAAACGGCAAACAAATGA
- the LOC125270777 gene encoding proteinase-activated receptor 1-like isoform X1, with amino-acid sequence MLDLPIYQCSDRPSQPLKSEFFEGCSLCIDSDYDSQAWLLNQTNKSAYANAKGGLVGCKCLLSNDSTTYFYDTDCCLYSPSFQIASITDMIFNIELHRHNITVEFPMNFPMNLIISPKSAVFLKGLMVTHIMPSFYIIVILISLPLNALAFVTFTCRIQVKKPAVIYMSHLAFVDLFFTLLLPLKIHYQLNASDWVFGEVACRVFSAAYYCYMYCSILLMMCISVDRLLAVALPITSLTWRSTRKAMCVCVLVWLLALAGTVPLLLMRQTDNIKDVGITCHDALRHYDPTMLYYVHLFSILSCLYYFLPLVVTLVSYFTIIYVLSAKSELSSSPSGVRRKAVIMATAVLIEFVVCFAPTNGILLYHCVHLATGGNHEETDSSYIAYLLAVCLGSASVFLDPLLYYYGSSQCRQKIRSVFWCRKAKRAKTANK; translated from the exons AT GCTAGACCTTCCCATTTACCAATGCTCGGACCGACCTTCACAGCCTTTGAAGTCAGAGTTCTTTGAAGGATGCAGCCTTTGTATCG ATTCTGACTACGATTCGCAGGCCTGGCTCCTGAATCAAACCAACAAGAGTGCTTACGCAAATGCTAAGGGTGGTCTAGTAGGGTGCAAATGCTTGCTAAGCAACGACTCCACAACATATTTTTACG ATACTGACTGCTGTCTATACAGTCCTTCTTTTCAAATCGCGAGTATAACAGATATGATCTTTAATATAGAATTACATAGACACAACATTACAGTTGAATTTCCAATGAATTTTCCAATGAATTTGATCATCTCACCCAAGTCTGCTGTCTTTCTCAAAGGCTTGATGGTCACACACATCATGCCCTCATTCTACATCATCGTCATCCTCATTAGTTTGCCCCTGAATGCTTTGGCCTTTGTGACGTTCACCTGTAGGATTCAAGTGAAGAAACCAGCCGTGATCTACATGTCTCACCTGGCGTTTGTGGACCTGTTCTTTACCCTGCTGCTGCCTCTGAAGATCCACTACCAGCTGAACGCTTCAGATTGGGTGTTCGGTGAGGTGGCGTGTCGTGTGTTCAGTGCAGCTTACTACTGCTACATGTACTGCTCCATACTGCTGATGATGTGCATTAGTGTGGACAGACTGCTGGCTGTGGCGCTTCCCATCACCTCTTTAACCTGGAGGAGCACAAGGAAAGCCATGTGCGTATGTGTGCTGGTCTGGCTGCTGGCGCTCGCTGGTACGGTGCCACTTCTCTTAATGAGACAAACGGACAACATTAAGGATGTGGGCATCACTTGTCATGACGCACTGCGCCACTACGACCCTACAATGCTGTATTATGTGCACCTGTTCTCCATCCTCTCCTGCCTCTACTACTTCTTGCCACTGGTTGTCACCTTAGTGAGCTACTTTACTATCATATATGTACTCAGTGCAAAGTCTGAACTCTCGTCATCACCTTCAGGTGTCCGAAGGAAAGCTGTGATTATGGCTACAGCTGTGCTGATTGAGTTTGTGGTGTGTTTTGCTCCAACCAATGGCATCCTTTTGTACCACTGTGTTCATTTAGCTACTGGAGGAAACCACGAGGAAACAGATTCATCATATATTGCATACCTGTTGGCTGTGTGTTTGGGGAGCGCAAGTGTTTTTCTGGACCCTCTTCTATACTACTACGGCTCGTCTCAGTGCAGACAGAAAATCAGATCTGTGTTTTGGTGCAGAAAGGCAAAAAGAGCGAAAACGGCAAACAAATGA
- the LOC125270777 gene encoding proteinase-activated receptor 1-like isoform X4 — protein sequence MQNPPFCQTKQSGVRRLTLLDVNLKNDTDCCLYSPSFQIASLMVTHIMPSFYIIVILISLPLNALAFVTFTCRIQVKKPAVIYMSHLAFVDLFFTLLLPLKIHYQLNASDWVFGEVACRVFSAAYYCYMYCSILLMMCISVDRLLAVALPITSLTWRSTRKAMCVCVLVWLLALAGTVPLLLMRQTDNIKDVGITCHDALRHYDPTMLYYVHLFSILSCLYYFLPLVVTLVSYFTIIYVLSAKSELSSSPSGVRRKAVIMATAVLIEFVVCFAPTNGILLYHCVHLATGGNHEETDSSYIAYLLAVCLGSASVFLDPLLYYYGSSQCRQKIRSVFWCRKAKRAKTANK from the exons atgcagaatccgccattttgtcagacaaagcagtcaggagttagaagattaaccttgcTGGAcgtgaacttgaaaaatg ATACTGACTGCTGTCTATACAGTCCTTCTTTTCAAATCGCGA GCTTGATGGTCACACACATCATGCCCTCATTCTACATCATCGTCATCCTCATTAGTTTGCCCCTGAATGCTTTGGCCTTTGTGACGTTCACCTGTAGGATTCAAGTGAAGAAACCAGCCGTGATCTACATGTCTCACCTGGCGTTTGTGGACCTGTTCTTTACCCTGCTGCTGCCTCTGAAGATCCACTACCAGCTGAACGCTTCAGATTGGGTGTTCGGTGAGGTGGCGTGTCGTGTGTTCAGTGCAGCTTACTACTGCTACATGTACTGCTCCATACTGCTGATGATGTGCATTAGTGTGGACAGACTGCTGGCTGTGGCGCTTCCCATCACCTCTTTAACCTGGAGGAGCACAAGGAAAGCCATGTGCGTATGTGTGCTGGTCTGGCTGCTGGCGCTCGCTGGTACGGTGCCACTTCTCTTAATGAGACAAACGGACAACATTAAGGATGTGGGCATCACTTGTCATGACGCACTGCGCCACTACGACCCTACAATGCTGTATTATGTGCACCTGTTCTCCATCCTCTCCTGCCTCTACTACTTCTTGCCACTGGTTGTCACCTTAGTGAGCTACTTTACTATCATATATGTACTCAGTGCAAAGTCTGAACTCTCGTCATCACCTTCAGGTGTCCGAAGGAAAGCTGTGATTATGGCTACAGCTGTGCTGATTGAGTTTGTGGTGTGTTTTGCTCCAACCAATGGCATCCTTTTGTACCACTGTGTTCATTTAGCTACTGGAGGAAACCACGAGGAAACAGATTCATCATATATTGCATACCTGTTGGCTGTGTGTTTGGGGAGCGCAAGTGTTTTTCTGGACCCTCTTCTATACTACTACGGCTCGTCTCAGTGCAGACAGAAAATCAGATCTGTGTTTTGGTGCAGAAAGGCAAAAAGAGCGAAAACGGCAAACAAATGA
- the LOC125270777 gene encoding proteinase-activated receptor 1-like isoform X2, which yields MLDLPIYQCSDRPSQPLKSEFFEGCSLCIDSDYDSQAWLLNQTNKSAYANAKGGLVGCKCLLSNDSTTYFYDTDCCLYSPSFQIASLMVTHIMPSFYIIVILISLPLNALAFVTFTCRIQVKKPAVIYMSHLAFVDLFFTLLLPLKIHYQLNASDWVFGEVACRVFSAAYYCYMYCSILLMMCISVDRLLAVALPITSLTWRSTRKAMCVCVLVWLLALAGTVPLLLMRQTDNIKDVGITCHDALRHYDPTMLYYVHLFSILSCLYYFLPLVVTLVSYFTIIYVLSAKSELSSSPSGVRRKAVIMATAVLIEFVVCFAPTNGILLYHCVHLATGGNHEETDSSYIAYLLAVCLGSASVFLDPLLYYYGSSQCRQKIRSVFWCRKAKRAKTANK from the exons AT GCTAGACCTTCCCATTTACCAATGCTCGGACCGACCTTCACAGCCTTTGAAGTCAGAGTTCTTTGAAGGATGCAGCCTTTGTATCG ATTCTGACTACGATTCGCAGGCCTGGCTCCTGAATCAAACCAACAAGAGTGCTTACGCAAATGCTAAGGGTGGTCTAGTAGGGTGCAAATGCTTGCTAAGCAACGACTCCACAACATATTTTTACG ATACTGACTGCTGTCTATACAGTCCTTCTTTTCAAATCGCGA GCTTGATGGTCACACACATCATGCCCTCATTCTACATCATCGTCATCCTCATTAGTTTGCCCCTGAATGCTTTGGCCTTTGTGACGTTCACCTGTAGGATTCAAGTGAAGAAACCAGCCGTGATCTACATGTCTCACCTGGCGTTTGTGGACCTGTTCTTTACCCTGCTGCTGCCTCTGAAGATCCACTACCAGCTGAACGCTTCAGATTGGGTGTTCGGTGAGGTGGCGTGTCGTGTGTTCAGTGCAGCTTACTACTGCTACATGTACTGCTCCATACTGCTGATGATGTGCATTAGTGTGGACAGACTGCTGGCTGTGGCGCTTCCCATCACCTCTTTAACCTGGAGGAGCACAAGGAAAGCCATGTGCGTATGTGTGCTGGTCTGGCTGCTGGCGCTCGCTGGTACGGTGCCACTTCTCTTAATGAGACAAACGGACAACATTAAGGATGTGGGCATCACTTGTCATGACGCACTGCGCCACTACGACCCTACAATGCTGTATTATGTGCACCTGTTCTCCATCCTCTCCTGCCTCTACTACTTCTTGCCACTGGTTGTCACCTTAGTGAGCTACTTTACTATCATATATGTACTCAGTGCAAAGTCTGAACTCTCGTCATCACCTTCAGGTGTCCGAAGGAAAGCTGTGATTATGGCTACAGCTGTGCTGATTGAGTTTGTGGTGTGTTTTGCTCCAACCAATGGCATCCTTTTGTACCACTGTGTTCATTTAGCTACTGGAGGAAACCACGAGGAAACAGATTCATCATATATTGCATACCTGTTGGCTGTGTGTTTGGGGAGCGCAAGTGTTTTTCTGGACCCTCTTCTATACTACTACGGCTCGTCTCAGTGCAGACAGAAAATCAGATCTGTGTTTTGGTGCAGAAAGGCAAAAAGAGCGAAAACGGCAAACAAATGA
- the LOC125270777 gene encoding proteinase-activated receptor 1-like isoform X5, whose translation MIFNIELHRHNITVEFPMNFPMNLIISPKSAVFLKGLMVTHIMPSFYIIVILISLPLNALAFVTFTCRIQVKKPAVIYMSHLAFVDLFFTLLLPLKIHYQLNASDWVFGEVACRVFSAAYYCYMYCSILLMMCISVDRLLAVALPITSLTWRSTRKAMCVCVLVWLLALAGTVPLLLMRQTDNIKDVGITCHDALRHYDPTMLYYVHLFSILSCLYYFLPLVVTLVSYFTIIYVLSAKSELSSSPSGVRRKAVIMATAVLIEFVVCFAPTNGILLYHCVHLATGGNHEETDSSYIAYLLAVCLGSASVFLDPLLYYYGSSQCRQKIRSVFWCRKAKRAKTANK comes from the coding sequence ATGATCTTTAATATAGAATTACATAGACACAACATTACAGTTGAATTTCCAATGAATTTTCCAATGAATTTGATCATCTCACCCAAGTCTGCTGTCTTTCTCAAAGGCTTGATGGTCACACACATCATGCCCTCATTCTACATCATCGTCATCCTCATTAGTTTGCCCCTGAATGCTTTGGCCTTTGTGACGTTCACCTGTAGGATTCAAGTGAAGAAACCAGCCGTGATCTACATGTCTCACCTGGCGTTTGTGGACCTGTTCTTTACCCTGCTGCTGCCTCTGAAGATCCACTACCAGCTGAACGCTTCAGATTGGGTGTTCGGTGAGGTGGCGTGTCGTGTGTTCAGTGCAGCTTACTACTGCTACATGTACTGCTCCATACTGCTGATGATGTGCATTAGTGTGGACAGACTGCTGGCTGTGGCGCTTCCCATCACCTCTTTAACCTGGAGGAGCACAAGGAAAGCCATGTGCGTATGTGTGCTGGTCTGGCTGCTGGCGCTCGCTGGTACGGTGCCACTTCTCTTAATGAGACAAACGGACAACATTAAGGATGTGGGCATCACTTGTCATGACGCACTGCGCCACTACGACCCTACAATGCTGTATTATGTGCACCTGTTCTCCATCCTCTCCTGCCTCTACTACTTCTTGCCACTGGTTGTCACCTTAGTGAGCTACTTTACTATCATATATGTACTCAGTGCAAAGTCTGAACTCTCGTCATCACCTTCAGGTGTCCGAAGGAAAGCTGTGATTATGGCTACAGCTGTGCTGATTGAGTTTGTGGTGTGTTTTGCTCCAACCAATGGCATCCTTTTGTACCACTGTGTTCATTTAGCTACTGGAGGAAACCACGAGGAAACAGATTCATCATATATTGCATACCTGTTGGCTGTGTGTTTGGGGAGCGCAAGTGTTTTTCTGGACCCTCTTCTATACTACTACGGCTCGTCTCAGTGCAGACAGAAAATCAGATCTGTGTTTTGGTGCAGAAAGGCAAAAAGAGCGAAAACGGCAAACAAATGA